A window from Malania oleifera isolate guangnan ecotype guangnan chromosome 7, ASM2987363v1, whole genome shotgun sequence encodes these proteins:
- the LOC131160773 gene encoding citrate-binding protein-like: MAMGAALIVLVTFGLVHTLLFTVHHAAAGSEDAKPVDPVPIDPTEGFVDVPLNNSNFHNLKPYDLEASQRYSFENGVHRFWIYSTDMPLSNGSPTHPRSEVRIEGYYFSTGIWQFEGYGYVPSGTSGVCIMQIFGALTHPTTLMLKVNNGTLTYYLSNVLQENIYDRWFRLNVIYDTEGEVTRTFINGVLMLEAPHRQRSIHHFQYGIYQQENASYYGETRWKGIRVLKKVGDNSQKLPSKKDSIHRKLL; encoded by the exons ATGGCCATGGGTGCAGCCCTAATTGTGTTAGTGACTTTTGGGCTTGTTCATACTCTTTTGTTCACGGTGCACCATGCAGCTGCAGGGTCGGAGGACGCCAAGCCCGTCGACCCTGTGCCCATTGACCCAACGGAGGGTTTTGTGGACGTACCTTTGAACAATTCCAACTTCCATAATCTGAAACCCTACGACCTGGAGGCGAGCCAACGGTACAGCTTTGAGAATGGCGTTCACAGGTTTTGGATTTATTCTACTGACATGCCTCTCTCAAATGGCAGCCCTACCCACCCTCGTTCCGAAGTCCGCATTGAG GGATATTATTTTAGTACCGGCATTTGGCAATTTGAAGGGTATGGATATGTACCATCAGGAACATCCGGTGTATGCATCATGCAAATATTTGGAGCACTAACTCATCCCACAACCCTCATGCTTAAAGTTAATAACGGCACACTCACGTACTACTTGAGCAATGTTCTCcaagaaaatatatatgataGATGGTTTCGACTAAATGTAATTTATGATACGGAAGGTGAAGTTACAAGGACTTTCATTAATGGGGTTCTTATGCTCGAGGCCCCTCATCGTCAAAGGTCAATCCATCATTTTCAATACGGGATCTATCAACAAGAAAATGCTTCTTACTATGGAGAAACCCGTTGGAAGGGAATTAGAGTTTTAAAAAAAGTTGGTGATAACTCTCAAAAATTACCTTCCAAGAAAGATAGTATTCATAGAAAATTGTTGTAA